The following are encoded together in the Vigna unguiculata cultivar IT97K-499-35 chromosome 2, ASM411807v1, whole genome shotgun sequence genome:
- the LOC114173775 gene encoding squamosa promoter-binding-like protein 6, which produces MESWSYVPEEKGYLFSDEMDFSLDAFMRSRRTLVEWDNKSNFERDGFNSDREVVKSMEFVDLGFPDLLQKSFHGSQPLETSSYELDSNSSRRGNSSTHVIALDSTMGEEESDSKHLSSLVETKTHDSSLIDLKLGRLADCKGASSDKVAKEGFTLTSINPTTLSKRARTSSLSAQAPVCQVYGCNMDLSSSKDYHKRHKVCDAHSKTAKVIVNGLEQRFCQQCSRFHLLAEFDDGKRSCRRRLAGHNERRRKPQFDYMTGKQHKILQSYQGTKYLGSSLQNKPQFPFQNIFQSGILFPGKQSQNSQSGRIKLEEDSLYSSQLAAPVTLGQELSSCALSLLSDQSQYPSRHAAGNPLAGARILHGIHIQDRDDLVSETSLRITSSADKYAANESFPCNTASKEVIKNQTAPSFSNAGHALQDHHGDAICQPSDLFDIKHRLSSEHGATVDLFQLSSHLQRVEQQRNSVLVKWENEDYCFPTV; this is translated from the exons ATGGAATCTTGGAGTTATGTCCCTGAAGAGAAAGGCTATTTGTTTTCTGATGAAATGGATTTTTCACTTGATGCTTTTATGAGAAGTCGAAGAACATTGGTTGAATGGGACAACAAATCCAACTTTGAGAGAGATGGATTTAATTCAGACAGAGAGGTAGTTAAAAGCATGGAATTTGTGGACTTGGGATTCCCTGACTTGTTGCAGAAGTCTTTTCATGGTAGCCAGCCTCTAGAGACATCAAGCTATGAACTAGATAGTAATTCTAGTAGAAGAGGGAATTCCTCCACACATGTCATTGCTTTGGATTCTACTATGGGGGAAGAAGAATCTGATTCAAAGCATTTAAGTTCTCTAGTTGAAACTAAGACTCATGATTCTTCACTGATTGATCTGAAGCTTGGGAGATTAGCAGATTGTAAAGGTGCAAGCAGTGATAAAGTTGCAAAAGAAGGGTTTACTTTGACATCTATAAATCCAACTACGCTTTCAAAGAGAGCTCGCACTTCCAGCTTATCTGCACAGGCTCCTGTATGTCAAGTCTATGGTTGTAACATGGATCTTAGTTCCTCAAAAGATTACCACAAAAGGCATAAAGTTTGTGATGCTCACTCCAAAACGGCCAAAGTTATTGTAAATGGCCTTGAACAAAGGTTTTGTCAGCAGTGCAGCAG GTTCCATTTGCTAGCCGAGTTCGACGATGGCAAGCGCAGTTGTCGCAGGCGCCTAGCAGGACACAATGAACGCCGGAGGAAACCTCAATTTGATTACATGACTGGTAAACAGCACAAGATTCTTCAATCATATCAAG GTACCAAATATCTTGGGTCCTCATTGCAGAACAAACCCCAGTTTCCCTttcaaaacatatttcaaaGTGGCATCCTTTTCCCTGGAAAACAGTCTCAGAACTCTCAGAGTGGACGCATCAAACTGGAAGAAGATTCCTTGTACAGTTCCCAACTTGCTGCACCCGTCACACTTGGTCAGGAATTATCAAGCTGTGCTCTCTCTCTTCTGTCAGATCAGTCACAGTATCCCTCACGCCATGCAGCAGGAAATCCATTAGCCGGTGCCCGAATCCTTCACGGCATTCACATTCAAGATAGAGATGACCTAGTTTCCGAAACATCTTTGAGGATAACAAGTTCTGCAGATAAATATGCAGCAAACGAGTCCTTTCCATGCAACACAGCCTCTAAGGAAGTTATCAAGAATCAAACCGCACCATCATTCTCTAATGCAGGCCATGCTCTTCAAGACCATCATGGAGATGCTATTTGCCAACCATCAGATCTGTTCGACATCAAACACAGGCTTTCATCGGAACATGGAGCTACAGTTGATCTGTTCCAGTTGTCCTCACATCTTCAGAGGGTGGAGCAGCAAAGAAATTCTGTTTTGGTGAAGTGGGAAAATGAAGACTACTGTTTCCCAACTGTATGA